A window of Methylomonas sp. 11b genomic DNA:
GGCACCACCGCATTACGTAACCATTTCGCTCGCGACCAATCGCAATCCGCGGAAGACCCTGATTTGGCAAAAGCCGAGCCGTACTTTTACTACGAACGCAATTCCTGGGCTTTGCCGTCCACCGAATCGGAATATGTAAAAGGTATCGAAGCGCTGCACGCTTATATGGTTCGCCTGCAAAACCCGTCTTCCACTTCAAAAGCCGCGCAGTTCCACTCCAGAGCGGATAACCTGTGGCAATATACCGAGGTTGTCATCAAGCGACTCGGCGGTCTCTCGACCCGCTTGGCGGCCAGTACCGACAAATTTTCCGGTGCAACCCACGGCGATCCATCCAATCCGATCGACATCAATATGCCGACCATCGGCCAAACGCCCTGGATGGAAATCGATAACGTATTCTACGAAGCGCGCGGCTCCTGCTGGGCGTTATTACATATTCTGAAAGCCATCAAACACGATTTTTCCGACATTCTGTTGGACAAGCGGGCGATGAACACCCTGGACAATATGATCCAAGCCCTGGAAAACGCCTTATCACCAACCTTGAGCCCGGTAGTATTAAACGGCGACGGCTTCGGTATATTCGCCAACTATTCGCTGGCGATGGCCAACTACATTGCTCGTGCCAACGCGGCTGCGCTGGACTTGCGGGACGTGATGAACAGAGGTTAATGCCATCATGCAGGAACAAATTAACGAAAATCTGAAAAAAATCGAGACCTGGAAACGCATCATTTTCATGCTGAT
This region includes:
- a CDS encoding DUF2333 family protein; amino-acid sequence: MSDNPLAYEDAKSKGILWGFGSLLGVVLIVMLVLGEWWSREPEQFSVQDEAIERMNVTHTDQMPIGYVYANTLAHIADVILFKSGGYLSNDVAPPGLFCDNIQNFEYGALVMLRDGTTALRNHFARDQSQSAEDPDLAKAEPYFYYERNSWALPSTESEYVKGIEALHAYMVRLQNPSSTSKAAQFHSRADNLWQYTEVVIKRLGGLSTRLAASTDKFSGATHGDPSNPIDINMPTIGQTPWMEIDNVFYEARGSCWALLHILKAIKHDFSDILLDKRAMNTLDNMIQALENALSPTLSPVVLNGDGFGIFANYSLAMANYIARANAAALDLRDVMNRG